In Thermoanaerobaculia bacterium, a single genomic region encodes these proteins:
- a CDS encoding CPBP family intramembrane metalloprotease yields MEPSSPAVFADSAAPGRASAPGREEALSRLRLRPLLAWVIIPLGGLVLAALAAPFIYSALLELLPKADVPFSRVYNRAAMLIAALLLLLLRDPLGWRGLPGLLVARSGSGAVCQIVAGFLAALLGVGIAVGAALVMGWLALAGSSYEFVAGRTATALVGGLVVAFLEESFFRGLMFVSLAASLGTLRAAIASSGAYALVHLLVSDPALGRQGYSVGAGLAYLGNAVARQIEPASLLPLCGLFLCGLVLALSVRRSGALFLAIGLHAGWVFSFQVLRHATRPLGAIPGHSYLATHHYLVGTTWAWVGIFLGGIFVLSWWFWAERRPVAELLGAGLPRIARKGV; encoded by the coding sequence CTCCGGGCCGCGAGGAAGCGCTGAGCCGGCTGCGCCTTCGCCCGCTGCTGGCGTGGGTAATCATCCCGCTCGGAGGACTGGTTCTGGCCGCGCTCGCTGCGCCCTTCATCTACTCCGCCCTGCTGGAGCTCCTGCCGAAGGCGGACGTTCCCTTCTCGCGGGTCTACAACCGGGCTGCGATGCTGATCGCGGCGCTGCTGCTCCTGCTGCTCCGCGATCCGCTCGGCTGGCGTGGGCTGCCGGGGCTCCTCGTCGCGCGATCTGGCAGTGGAGCGGTCTGCCAGATCGTCGCTGGATTCCTCGCGGCGCTCCTGGGGGTGGGGATCGCGGTCGGAGCCGCCCTCGTCATGGGTTGGCTCGCGCTGGCGGGTTCTTCTTACGAGTTCGTCGCCGGCAGAACCGCGACGGCACTGGTCGGTGGGCTCGTCGTGGCGTTCCTTGAAGAGTCGTTCTTTCGCGGGCTGATGTTCGTCTCCCTGGCGGCAAGCCTCGGGACGCTGCGCGCAGCGATCGCGAGCAGCGGCGCCTATGCGCTGGTCCACCTGCTGGTTTCGGATCCGGCGCTCGGACGGCAGGGCTACTCGGTCGGCGCCGGTCTCGCGTACCTAGGAAATGCGGTCGCCCGGCAGATCGAGCCGGCCTCCCTGCTGCCTCTGTGCGGACTCTTCCTGTGCGGACTGGTCCTGGCGCTATCCGTCCGCCGCAGTGGGGCGCTCTTTCTCGCCATCGGCCTGCACGCCGGCTGGGTATTCTCGTTTCAGGTTCTGCGCCACGCCACGCGGCCCCTCGGCGCGATTCCGGGTCACTCCTACCTCGCGACGCACCACTATCTCGTCGGGACCACCTGGGCCTGGGTCGGCATCTTCCTGGGGGGGATCTTCGTGCTCAGCTGGTGGTTCTGGGCAGAACGGCGACCCGTCGCAGAGCTGCTCGGCGCGGGCCTACCCAGGATCGCCCGAAAAGGGGTCTGA
- a CDS encoding alcohol dehydrogenase catalytic domain-containing protein yields MTAPRTTTLAIPSPAATRAGGELPARARAIFLLGPEEVELREVKVPRPGPGEILVAIEAATTCGTDLKVFGRGGHPRMLEVPGPFGHEMTGTIVAAGSRGPLSPAGSSPKPRAGGQGSAHLREGDAVVVANSASCGTCPACRAGRENLCPDLAYLNGAYADYLLVPARFVERSTYLRPANLAPELAALSEPLACVEHGLVRLGLATAGAAELRPRKILVQGAGPLGLLFVAVLCELGHRVTAADPHALRLEVALKLGAEAGIHIERSWNDEHSSIDREFEIAIDATGTVSGWTTALGATLPGGTTLFFGGCAPADRIELSTFPIHYDELSLLGSYHHTPRSFRSAIDRLAAARSDYRLLLSYDESLDGVESALRAMMERRALKVVIRPA; encoded by the coding sequence GTGACGGCGCCCCGCACCACGACGCTGGCGATCCCTTCCCCGGCCGCGACCCGCGCCGGCGGAGAGCTGCCCGCCCGGGCGCGAGCCATCTTTCTCCTCGGCCCCGAGGAGGTCGAGCTCAGGGAGGTGAAAGTGCCGCGACCCGGTCCCGGCGAAATCCTCGTCGCGATCGAGGCGGCGACGACCTGCGGCACCGACCTCAAGGTTTTCGGGCGCGGGGGTCATCCGCGGATGCTCGAAGTCCCCGGGCCCTTCGGACACGAGATGACGGGCACGATCGTCGCGGCGGGCAGCCGGGGGCCGCTCTCTCCCGCAGGCTCCTCGCCGAAGCCGAGAGCCGGAGGCCAGGGCAGCGCGCACCTGCGCGAGGGCGACGCGGTGGTGGTCGCGAACTCCGCCTCCTGCGGGACCTGCCCGGCCTGCCGTGCCGGCCGCGAGAACCTCTGTCCCGATCTCGCCTACCTGAACGGCGCCTATGCCGACTACCTCCTGGTGCCGGCGCGGTTCGTCGAACGCTCGACCTATCTGCGCCCTGCCAACCTGGCGCCGGAGCTTGCCGCCCTTTCCGAGCCGCTCGCCTGCGTCGAGCACGGCCTCGTGCGTCTGGGCCTCGCCACGGCCGGCGCAGCGGAGCTCCGGCCGCGGAAGATCCTGGTGCAGGGAGCCGGTCCGCTCGGCCTGCTTTTCGTCGCGGTGCTCTGCGAGCTCGGGCATCGCGTCACAGCGGCCGACCCCCACGCCCTGCGCCTCGAGGTCGCCCTGAAGCTCGGCGCCGAGGCGGGCATCCACATCGAGCGGTCGTGGAACGACGAGCACTCGTCGATCGACCGGGAGTTCGAGATCGCCATCGACGCCACCGGCACGGTGAGCGGCTGGACGACCGCTCTCGGCGCAACCCTGCCCGGAGGCACGACCCTCTTCTTCGGCGGTTGCGCCCCGGCCGACCGCATCGAGCTCTCGACCTTTCCCATTCACTACGACGAGCTCTCTCTCCTGGGGAGCTACCACCATACGCCGCGCAGTTTCCGGTCGGCGATCGACCGGCTCGCCGCGGCGCGCTCCGACTATCGGCTTCTCCTGTCTTACGACGAGTCGCTGGACGGGGTCGAATCGGCCCTGCGCGCCATGATGGAGCGACGCGCCCTCAAGGTCGTCATCCGGCCGGCGTAG
- a CDS encoding zinc-binding dehydrogenase codes for MQAVTIDPFGRPRLQELPDPVPAAGELVLRLRWSGLCGTDLFKLATGAPAPGTVLGHEVVGEVEAVGPGVTAFAPADRLVVPHHAACGVCYDCASGAATQCAAFRENLLEPGGFAGQILVRRRALATTARRLPDALDDLDAIFLEPAACVLRSLRRSPILAPLAGGPRAREAAPGEWTRLAVILGGGSMGLLHLLVLRALGAPVRIVVVDPREDRRHLARGLGADEAVPPGEALLAAASAQSEDGRGADAVFDCVGGSALTEAALAALRPGGTAVLFAHGRAGETAGFPLNDLFKLEKRLVGAYSGSLAEQSEVWELLCSGRLRPACLVSHRLALAEFDEGWSAARRQEALKVAFHP; via the coding sequence ATGCAAGCGGTGACGATCGACCCCTTCGGCAGGCCTCGCCTCCAGGAGCTCCCCGACCCCGTGCCGGCCGCCGGGGAGCTCGTCCTGCGCCTGCGCTGGAGCGGCCTCTGCGGCACGGACCTGTTCAAACTGGCGACGGGCGCACCGGCGCCCGGCACCGTGCTCGGGCACGAAGTCGTCGGCGAGGTCGAGGCCGTCGGCCCGGGAGTCACGGCGTTCGCGCCGGCCGACCGTCTCGTCGTGCCGCATCATGCGGCCTGCGGGGTGTGCTACGACTGCGCGAGCGGTGCTGCGACGCAGTGCGCGGCCTTCCGGGAGAACCTCCTCGAGCCCGGCGGTTTCGCCGGGCAGATCCTGGTCCGCCGTCGCGCCCTCGCGACGACGGCGCGACGGCTCCCCGATGCCCTGGACGACCTCGACGCCATCTTCCTCGAGCCGGCCGCCTGCGTTCTGCGGAGCCTGCGACGCAGCCCCATCCTCGCCCCGCTCGCCGGGGGACCCCGAGCTCGCGAAGCGGCGCCCGGAGAATGGACGCGGCTCGCGGTGATCCTGGGCGGCGGCAGCATGGGCCTGCTTCACCTGCTCGTTCTGCGGGCGCTCGGCGCGCCCGTCCGGATCGTGGTCGTCGACCCGCGCGAGGACCGGCGCCATCTCGCCCGGGGCCTAGGCGCCGACGAGGCGGTCCCCCCCGGAGAGGCGCTGCTCGCCGCGGCGAGCGCTCAGAGCGAGGACGGCCGGGGTGCCGACGCGGTTTTCGACTGTGTCGGCGGCAGCGCGCTCACCGAGGCCGCTCTGGCGGCGCTGCGGCCAGGAGGCACGGCCGTGCTCTTTGCCCACGGCCGGGCGGGAGAGACCGCCGGTTTTCCGCTCAACGACCTCTTCAAGCTCGAGAAACGCCTGGTGGGCGCCTACTCCGGGAGCCTAGCCGAACAGTCCGAGGTCTGGGAGCTCCTGTGCTCGGGCAGACTGCGCCCCGCCTGCCTGGTCAGCCACCGCCTGGCGCTCGCCGAGTTCGACGAGGGTTGGAGCGCCGCCCGCCGGCAAGAGGCTCTCAAGGTAGCCTTCCATCCGTGA
- a CDS encoding PilZ domain-containing protein: MERRIHRRFPRRIELRYWRSGEVQGHTAYSTNISKSGLFLSSSSPLASGERVRLEVIDRECGFIAEGRVTRIHRVPLALRHVDQQGVGVRFLLPEELVEDLVPLARQSGPTTQGGREVGFTSPTSVEWDAASVSAEAATQDEPEPEPVPLPAMDAGRDKIVPITFADASAFLSTYHRDISAGGLFISTPTPMDLQEAVWIEMQLPIPGERPKLFAARVVQRFDPLAAVGGGRNLISGMAVQFVEPEKVLTELKPFLAVLRR, encoded by the coding sequence ATGGAACGCCGTATCCACCGCCGGTTTCCCCGGCGCATCGAATTGCGCTACTGGCGCTCCGGCGAGGTCCAGGGGCACACGGCCTATTCGACGAACATCTCGAAGAGCGGGCTCTTCCTGAGCAGCTCCAGTCCGTTGGCCTCCGGCGAGCGCGTGCGGCTGGAGGTCATCGACCGCGAATGCGGGTTCATCGCCGAAGGGCGGGTGACCCGGATTCATCGCGTGCCGCTGGCCCTCCGGCATGTCGATCAGCAGGGCGTGGGGGTGCGCTTCCTCCTGCCGGAGGAGCTCGTCGAGGACCTCGTTCCGCTGGCGCGCCAGTCCGGTCCGACCACCCAGGGGGGCAGGGAGGTCGGTTTCACCTCGCCGACCTCCGTCGAGTGGGACGCCGCCAGCGTCAGTGCCGAGGCCGCCACCCAGGATGAGCCGGAGCCGGAGCCGGTGCCGTTGCCGGCGATGGACGCCGGCCGCGACAAGATCGTGCCGATCACCTTCGCGGACGCGTCGGCGTTCCTTTCGACCTACCACCGCGACATCAGCGCCGGCGGGCTGTTCATCTCGACGCCGACCCCGATGGACCTGCAGGAGGCGGTGTGGATCGAGATGCAACTGCCGATTCCCGGCGAGCGGCCGAAGTTGTTCGCCGCGCGAGTCGTCCAGCGCTTCGATCCGCTCGCCGCGGTCGGGGGCGGACGGAACCTGATCTCGGGGATGGCGGTGCAGTTCGTCGAGCCCGAAAAGGTCCTCACGGAGCTCAAACCGTTCCTCGCCGTCCTGAGGAGATAA
- a CDS encoding BrxA/BrxB family bacilliredoxin: MPYSPLLIRPMREELTSAGFAELRTVEEVQGLLDEKQGTTLVVVNSVCGCAAGGARPGARLAIQESPRPDRLATVFAGQDLEATARVRAYFGEIPPSSPSMGLFKDGELVWFLPRHRIEGRDALAVAADLRAAFAAHCSAVPVAD; encoded by the coding sequence ATGCCCTATAGCCCCTTGCTGATCCGGCCGATGCGCGAAGAGCTGACGAGCGCCGGCTTTGCCGAGCTCCGAACCGTCGAAGAGGTGCAGGGCCTCCTCGACGAGAAACAGGGAACGACGCTGGTGGTGGTCAACTCGGTCTGCGGCTGCGCCGCCGGCGGGGCGCGGCCGGGTGCCCGCCTGGCGATCCAGGAGTCGCCGCGTCCCGACCGGCTCGCGACGGTCTTCGCCGGACAGGATCTCGAGGCCACCGCCCGCGTGCGCGCCTACTTCGGCGAGATTCCGCCTTCCTCACCCTCGATGGGCCTGTTCAAGGACGGCGAGCTCGTCTGGTTCCTGCCCCGCCACCGGATCGAAGGCCGCGATGCCCTCGCGGTCGCTGCGGACCTGCGTGCGGCGTTCGCAGCCCATTGCTCAGCGGTCCCGGTCGCGGACTGA
- the pruA gene encoding L-glutamate gamma-semialdehyde dehydrogenase, which produces MNGIVRVPAPVNEPVHSYAPGSPERASLKLRLAKMMGEEIEIPLIIGGQTVRTGKVGRCVSPHDHAHTLATYHQAGRKEIELAIAAAGEAWREWSETSWEARSAVLLKAADLLAGPWRDTVNAATMLGQSKTVFQAEIDAACELVDFWRFNAHFAQEIYAQQPVSTRGFWNMVDYRPLEGFVFAVTPFNFTAIGGNLSTSPALMGNTVLWKPASTSILSNYYIMQILIEAGLPPGVVNFVPGRGGEVGDPVFASPAFAGLHFTGSTGTFHGMWNTIATNLPQYKSYPRIVGETGGKDFVFAHPSADVDALAVALVRGSFEYQGQKCSAASRGYIPKSLWPAVKERLVAEVEAIRMGSPLDFRNFMAAVIDEASYDNTLGYIDFARKSNEAQIVVGGSGDKSTGYFVEPTVVLTSNPHFKLMEEEIFAPVLTLFVYDDRDFDATLALCDTTSPYALTGAIFARDRAVIGRMATALRHAAGNFYINDKPTGAVVGQQPFGGARASGTNDKAGAAANLMRWTSQRTIKETFVSPREVGYPHMGEE; this is translated from the coding sequence ATGAACGGAATCGTCCGCGTCCCGGCGCCGGTCAACGAACCGGTTCACTCTTACGCTCCGGGCAGTCCCGAGAGGGCCTCGCTCAAACTTCGCCTGGCAAAGATGATGGGCGAGGAGATCGAGATTCCGCTGATCATTGGCGGCCAGACGGTGCGCACCGGGAAGGTCGGCCGCTGCGTCTCGCCGCACGACCATGCGCACACTCTGGCGACCTACCATCAGGCCGGCCGCAAGGAGATCGAGCTGGCGATCGCCGCTGCCGGTGAGGCCTGGCGGGAGTGGTCGGAGACCTCGTGGGAGGCGCGCTCCGCCGTGCTGCTCAAAGCGGCGGATCTGCTGGCGGGGCCGTGGCGGGATACGGTCAACGCCGCGACGATGCTCGGCCAGTCGAAGACGGTCTTCCAGGCCGAGATCGACGCAGCCTGCGAGCTGGTCGACTTCTGGCGTTTCAATGCCCACTTCGCGCAGGAGATCTACGCCCAGCAACCGGTCTCGACGCGCGGCTTCTGGAACATGGTCGACTACCGGCCGCTCGAGGGCTTCGTCTTCGCGGTGACGCCGTTCAACTTCACCGCCATCGGTGGCAACCTCTCGACGTCGCCGGCGCTGATGGGCAACACGGTGCTCTGGAAGCCGGCCTCGACATCGATCCTTTCGAACTACTACATCATGCAGATCCTGATCGAGGCGGGGCTGCCGCCCGGGGTGGTGAACTTCGTACCCGGACGCGGCGGAGAGGTCGGCGATCCGGTCTTCGCCAGCCCGGCGTTCGCCGGCCTGCACTTCACCGGCTCGACCGGGACCTTCCACGGCATGTGGAACACGATCGCCACCAACCTCCCGCAGTACAAGTCCTATCCGCGCATCGTCGGCGAGACCGGCGGCAAGGACTTCGTCTTCGCGCACCCTTCCGCCGACGTTGATGCGCTCGCGGTGGCGCTGGTGCGCGGCTCCTTCGAGTACCAGGGACAGAAGTGCTCGGCGGCGTCCCGCGGCTACATTCCGAAGTCGCTCTGGCCGGCGGTCAAGGAGCGCCTGGTGGCGGAGGTCGAAGCGATCCGCATGGGTTCACCGCTCGACTTCCGCAACTTCATGGCCGCGGTCATCGACGAAGCCTCCTACGACAACACCCTGGGCTACATCGACTTCGCCCGCAAGTCGAACGAGGCGCAGATCGTCGTCGGCGGCAGTGGCGACAAGTCGACCGGCTACTTCGTCGAGCCGACCGTCGTCCTGACCTCGAATCCGCACTTCAAGCTGATGGAGGAGGAGATCTTCGCGCCGGTGCTCACGCTCTTCGTTTATGACGACCGGGACTTCGATGCGACGCTGGCGCTCTGCGACACGACGAGCCCCTACGCGCTCACCGGCGCGATCTTCGCCCGCGACCGCGCGGTCATCGGGCGCATGGCGACCGCTTTGCGGCATGCGGCGGGCAACTTCTACATCAACGACAAGCCGACCGGCGCCGTCGTCGGGCAGCAGCCGTTCGGCGGCGCGCGCGCCTCCGGTACGAACGACAAGGCCGGCGCCGCCGCCAACCTGATGCGTTGGACCTCGCAACGGACGATCAAGGAGACCTTCGTCTCGCCCCGCGAGGTCGGCTACCCCCACATGGGGGAGGAGTAG
- a CDS encoding TonB-dependent receptor: MFRASRTLFLFGACALLSGPLLAAFEVRLSLPGGGAAAGFSVSVVGQPVTVITDIEGRLRLDPAPALPFTLVATSPSGETSAPFEVSDLAAGEIELPDVLRESVTVISGVAPSLDLLPGSVATVLTREELEQRAPQRLYQALESIAGASKLGDGADSVPALRNLGRGRTLILIDGARVTAERRAGPSATFVDPASLGSVEVVRGPGSVIYGSDAFGGVLNAVTRDPEMDRAHTSYGAEGSFESSDELSGFVAGSTPVGSGALLVEGHYRDAGNFAAGGGEEIDNSSYTSFGGALRYVVPTSTGRWRLGLALDRVDDMGKAAIDSQQIRAYYPDEDSDRLTASWLGAVGSWDAVEAAAFYGTYDTVLDRDRAPTATSNRRIDRADTRAKDASARLVAGRSLAGGRFQGGLDLATRFDLESVFSQIRYADDATTVSRVDRFPAIDDAQKADSGLFATWTRPVTERISLGLGARGDYVESENRGGFFGDHSTAETAFSGNVALSFGPFAGWTSTAQVARGFRTPTLSDLYFRGPSGRGFVTGNPDLEAEESLQFDLGTRWRKGRTAIGLFAYRYEIDNLIERYAVGDNFQFRNRGRGTIEGVEAEMQTAFAEIWSLEAGLAVSDGGTDGNAEIDDIAPPNGWLTLRCSSGRAFAFGRVATFLEQDEPGPTELARPGYTLFDVGGGYRFTDAIELRLLVRNAGDKRYYGAADNAADRATGRIVSVALSGRI; the protein is encoded by the coding sequence ATGTTCAGAGCTTCGCGTACGCTGTTCCTTTTCGGCGCTTGCGCGCTACTTTCCGGCCCCCTGCTGGCCGCTTTCGAGGTCCGGCTCTCCCTTCCCGGCGGTGGCGCGGCCGCCGGATTCTCGGTCTCGGTCGTCGGCCAGCCGGTCACCGTCATCACGGACATCGAGGGGCGATTGAGACTCGATCCAGCGCCCGCCTTGCCGTTCACCCTCGTTGCAACCTCGCCCTCCGGAGAGACTTCGGCACCCTTCGAGGTCTCCGACCTGGCGGCAGGGGAGATCGAGCTGCCCGACGTCTTGCGCGAGAGCGTGACCGTGATCTCGGGCGTCGCGCCGTCGCTCGACCTGCTGCCGGGAAGTGTCGCCACCGTGCTGACGCGCGAGGAGCTCGAGCAGCGCGCACCGCAGAGGCTCTACCAGGCCCTCGAGTCGATCGCCGGCGCATCCAAGCTCGGCGACGGAGCCGACTCGGTACCGGCGCTGCGCAATCTCGGTCGCGGCCGCACGCTGATCCTGATCGACGGCGCCCGGGTCACCGCTGAAAGGCGCGCGGGCCCTTCTGCGACCTTTGTCGATCCGGCGAGTCTCGGCTCCGTGGAGGTCGTGCGCGGTCCCGGTTCGGTGATCTACGGCTCGGATGCCTTCGGCGGCGTGTTGAACGCGGTGACGCGGGATCCAGAAATGGACCGGGCGCACACTTCCTACGGCGCGGAGGGTTCGTTCGAGTCGAGCGACGAACTGTCGGGTTTCGTCGCCGGATCGACGCCCGTGGGCAGCGGTGCGCTGCTCGTCGAAGGACACTACCGGGATGCCGGCAACTTCGCTGCGGGCGGTGGCGAGGAGATCGACAACTCGAGCTACACCTCGTTCGGGGGGGCGCTGCGCTATGTCGTTCCGACCAGTACGGGGCGTTGGCGCCTCGGTCTCGCGCTCGACCGCGTCGACGACATGGGCAAGGCTGCGATCGATTCGCAGCAGATCCGAGCCTACTATCCGGACGAGGACTCGGATCGCTTGACCGCGTCATGGCTCGGAGCGGTGGGCTCCTGGGACGCGGTGGAAGCGGCGGCCTTCTACGGTACCTACGACACCGTTCTGGACCGCGACCGCGCTCCTACGGCGACGTCGAACCGGCGTATCGACCGAGCGGATACGCGGGCGAAGGACGCCTCGGCGCGCCTCGTCGCCGGGCGATCGCTCGCCGGCGGGCGTTTTCAGGGCGGACTCGATCTCGCCACGCGCTTCGACCTCGAGTCGGTCTTCTCGCAGATCCGCTATGCGGACGACGCGACGACCGTCTCGCGGGTCGACCGCTTCCCGGCGATCGACGACGCGCAGAAGGCCGACAGCGGCCTCTTCGCCACCTGGACGCGGCCGGTCACCGAGCGGATTTCGCTCGGTCTGGGGGCGCGCGGAGACTATGTCGAGTCCGAGAACCGAGGCGGTTTCTTCGGGGACCATTCGACCGCGGAGACCGCCTTCTCGGGCAACGTCGCACTCTCTTTCGGTCCGTTCGCGGGCTGGACCTCGACGGCTCAGGTGGCGCGCGGATTTCGCACGCCCACGCTGTCGGATCTCTACTTTCGTGGACCGTCGGGTCGCGGTTTCGTGACCGGCAATCCCGATCTTGAGGCGGAAGAGAGCCTGCAGTTCGATCTCGGAACGCGCTGGCGAAAGGGCCGGACGGCAATCGGTCTCTTTGCCTATCGCTACGAAATCGACAACCTGATCGAGCGCTATGCGGTCGGCGACAATTTCCAGTTCCGCAACCGAGGCCGGGGTACGATCGAGGGCGTCGAAGCCGAAATGCAGACGGCGTTTGCCGAGATCTGGAGCCTCGAAGCCGGCCTCGCCGTCTCCGACGGCGGCACGGATGGCAACGCGGAGATCGACGACATCGCTCCCCCGAACGGTTGGCTCACGCTGCGGTGCTCCTCTGGGCGCGCCTTCGCTTTCGGGCGGGTGGCCACCTTTCTCGAACAGGACGAGCCCGGCCCGACCGAACTGGCGCGCCCGGGATACACCCTGTTCGATGTCGGCGGGGGCTACCGCTTCACCGATGCGATCGAGCTCAGGCTGCTGGTGCGAAACGCCGGCGACAAGCGTTACTACGGCGCCGCGGACAACGCCGCGGATCGCGCCACCGGACGGATCGTCTCGGTCGCCCTGTCAGGCCGCATCTAG
- a CDS encoding amino acid permease, which yields MSENRATPHVDTGARPHVDPPANSRAELVRGLGVWDGVLLTVGSVIGTGIFLVSSDIAKVLPHGGMLLLVWLAGGLLSLTGALTYAELGAMFPRAGGIYVFLKEAYGPLTGFLYGWGCFLVMMSGGMAAIAIGFGEYSGAFFPFASTTNVLASQSFGAWTWTLSGVQVVAVAAILFLTAVNHFGLKQGAAVQNLMTVLKIGAIVAVAVLGFWVPAKSALGITAPLATAMSGGGLLAAFGLAMIAALWTYDGWYGLTFSAGEMKNPGRSLPLGLIGGTAIITALYLLINFVYLRAMPVERMAGESRIGEAAATALLGPLAGQWLAAAVVVSTFGCLAATILYSSRIYHPMAEDGLFFRSLARIDPVTHVPARSLWAQSLWAVVLTLSGSYSQLYTYAVLVTVLFHVMAGAAVFVLRRTRPEAPRPYRVWGYPYVPIAFLAAMAVLLVNTVVERPVESLLGLGLVALGLPAYVWLRRSSPRRD from the coding sequence ATGTCCGAAAATAGGGCTACACCGCACGTCGATACGGGCGCGCGACCGCATGTCGACCCGCCCGCGAACTCGCGCGCCGAACTGGTGCGCGGACTCGGAGTCTGGGACGGTGTCCTGCTGACGGTCGGCAGCGTCATCGGCACCGGCATCTTCCTCGTCTCTTCGGACATCGCCAAGGTGCTGCCGCACGGCGGGATGCTCCTCCTGGTCTGGCTCGCCGGGGGCCTGCTGTCGCTCACCGGTGCCCTCACCTACGCCGAGCTCGGCGCCATGTTCCCGCGCGCCGGCGGGATCTACGTCTTCCTCAAGGAGGCCTACGGTCCGCTCACCGGGTTCCTCTACGGCTGGGGCTGCTTCCTGGTGATGATGTCCGGCGGCATGGCGGCGATCGCCATCGGTTTCGGCGAGTATTCAGGCGCCTTCTTTCCGTTCGCCTCCACCACCAACGTCCTGGCGTCGCAGTCGTTCGGCGCCTGGACCTGGACACTCTCGGGAGTGCAGGTCGTCGCGGTGGCGGCGATCCTCTTCCTGACGGCGGTCAATCACTTCGGCCTGAAGCAGGGCGCCGCCGTGCAGAACCTCATGACCGTGCTGAAGATCGGAGCCATCGTGGCGGTGGCCGTGCTCGGGTTCTGGGTGCCGGCGAAGAGCGCCCTGGGGATCACCGCGCCGCTCGCCACCGCGATGTCCGGCGGAGGACTCCTCGCGGCGTTCGGGCTGGCGATGATCGCCGCCCTCTGGACCTACGACGGCTGGTACGGACTCACCTTCTCCGCCGGCGAGATGAAGAACCCCGGGCGCTCGCTGCCGCTCGGGCTGATCGGCGGCACGGCGATCATCACCGCGCTCTACCTGCTGATCAACTTCGTTTACCTGCGCGCCATGCCGGTCGAGCGCATGGCCGGCGAGTCGCGCATCGGCGAAGCCGCGGCGACGGCTCTCCTCGGACCGCTCGCCGGGCAGTGGCTCGCGGCGGCGGTGGTCGTGTCGACCTTCGGTTGCCTGGCGGCGACCATTCTCTACAGCTCGCGCATCTACCATCCGATGGCGGAAGACGGCCTCTTCTTCCGCTCGCTGGCGCGCATCGACCCGGTCACCCATGTCCCGGCGCGCAGCCTCTGGGCGCAGAGCCTCTGGGCGGTCGTCCTCACCCTCTCGGGCAGCTACAGCCAGCTCTACACCTATGCCGTGCTGGTCACGGTGCTCTTCCACGTGATGGCGGGCGCCGCCGTCTTCGTGCTCCGCAGGACCCGGCCGGAGGCGCCGCGCCCCTACCGGGTCTGGGGATATCCGTATGTCCCGATCGCCTTTCTCGCAGCGATGGCGGTGCTGCTCGTGAACACCGTCGTCGAGCGCCCGGTCGAGTCGCTGCTCGGACTCGGGCTCGTGGCGCTCGGTCTGCCGGCTTACGTCTGGCTGCGGCGCTCGAGCCCGCGGCGCGACTAG